From Nitrospirota bacterium, the proteins below share one genomic window:
- a CDS encoding FixH family protein: MITYNKMKLELFLLMLVSLFLLPLNSRGMQHEHAASGTKTDCDINAGPCAKTIELDNLKVILDINPKPVNPMADLFFNVTLKEGEKPVTDAAVSVDLTMPGMFMGVNRPALKHVKDGRYEGKGVIPVCPHGGKLWRADVTVERNGKAATVSYLFEVK; the protein is encoded by the coding sequence ATGATAACGTATAATAAAATGAAATTGGAACTTTTCCTGCTGATGTTAGTGTCTCTTTTTCTGCTGCCGTTAAACAGTCGGGGGATGCAGCATGAACATGCCGCTTCCGGGACAAAAACAGATTGCGATATCAATGCCGGGCCGTGCGCAAAGACCATAGAGCTTGATAACCTTAAGGTGATATTGGACATCAATCCCAAACCGGTAAATCCGATGGCGGACCTCTTTTTCAACGTCACTCTTAAAGAGGGTGAAAAACCCGTCACCGATGCTGCGGTCTCTGTGGACCTGACAATGCCGGGCATGTTCATGGGCGTTAACAGGCCTGCTCTCAAACATGTCAAGGATGGGAGATATGAAGGCAAAGGTGTCATACCCGTATGTCCTCACGGCGGTAAGCTGTGGAGGGCGGATGTGACTGTTGAGCGAAACGGCAAGGCTGCGACGGTGAGTTACCTGTTTGAAGTGAAGTGA
- a CDS encoding acetyl-CoA decarbonylase/synthase complex subunit gamma: MALTGVQIFKFLPKTNCKKCGFPTCLAFAMSLAQGKIALEKCPDVSEEAKKTLGEASAPPIRTFALGAGDTAVKLGGETVLFRHDKKFFNPCALAINIKDSLSDDELVKNATGVATSELNRVGQKLRVDAISIEYASNNSAQYEKAVKLVAEKAPAAAIILNCKDAAAAEAAVKVIAARKPLIYAATNENADAMAKIAKTHGVPLCASAQGLEALSALTEKLQGLGVNDIVLDSGANSAKEILEHNTQIRRSALKKGFKPLGFPVLNCVIREDSILEATIASVAIAKYASIVILSSIEKWKNLVLFTLRQNIYTDPQVPMQVEQKIYNIGEPTAESPLMITTNFSLTYFIVSGEIENSKVPSRLAVMDSEGLSVLTAWAAGKFTAAKIAQFIKDSGIEGQIKHKELIIPGQVAILSGALEDKLEGWKITVGPREANAIPTFLKGRVA, translated from the coding sequence ATGGCATTAACCGGTGTTCAGATATTTAAATTTCTCCCCAAGACAAACTGCAAAAAATGCGGTTTTCCCACCTGCCTTGCGTTTGCAATGTCGCTCGCCCAGGGCAAGATAGCGCTTGAAAAATGTCCCGATGTCTCAGAGGAAGCAAAAAAGACCCTCGGCGAAGCCTCTGCCCCGCCGATAAGGACCTTTGCTCTCGGCGCCGGAGACACTGCGGTGAAGCTTGGCGGAGAGACCGTGCTTTTCAGGCATGACAAAAAATTCTTCAATCCATGCGCGTTGGCAATTAATATAAAAGACAGCCTCAGCGATGATGAGCTTGTAAAAAATGCGACCGGGGTCGCGACCTCTGAACTGAACCGCGTAGGACAGAAGCTCAGAGTTGACGCCATCTCTATTGAATATGCATCAAACAACAGCGCGCAATATGAAAAGGCCGTGAAACTTGTAGCTGAAAAGGCCCCTGCTGCTGCGATCATACTGAACTGCAAGGACGCTGCCGCTGCAGAAGCTGCAGTCAAGGTAATTGCAGCACGCAAGCCCCTCATCTACGCCGCTACTAATGAGAACGCTGACGCAATGGCAAAGATCGCCAAGACACACGGTGTCCCGCTCTGCGCCAGCGCGCAGGGTCTTGAGGCTTTGAGCGCGCTTACGGAAAAATTACAGGGGCTGGGTGTAAATGATATTGTGCTTGACTCCGGAGCAAATTCGGCAAAAGAGATCCTCGAGCACAACACACAAATCAGACGGTCAGCGCTTAAGAAAGGTTTTAAACCGCTCGGGTTCCCTGTCCTTAACTGCGTGATACGCGAGGATTCCATTCTCGAAGCGACCATTGCATCTGTAGCTATCGCCAAGTATGCCTCAATTGTTATTCTCAGCAGCATAGAGAAATGGAAGAACCTTGTGCTGTTCACATTGAGACAGAATATATACACTGACCCGCAGGTGCCGATGCAGGTTGAGCAGAAGATTTACAATATCGGTGAACCGACCGCTGAGTCGCCCCTGATGATAACAACCAATTTCTCGCTGACATACTTTATAGTTTCAGGCGAAATAGAAAACAGCAAGGTCCCAAGCCGTCTTGCCGTTATGGACTCCGAGGGACTTTCGGTGCTCACGGCATGGGCAGCGGGCAAGTTCACCGCTGCAAAGATAGCGCAGTTCATAAAAGACAGCGGAATTGAAGGCCAGATAAAGCATAAGGAACTCATTATTCCCGGGCAGGTCGCCATCCTCAGCGGGGCGCTTGAAGACAAGCTTGAGGGATGGAAGATCACGGTAGGACCGAGAGAGGCGAACGCCATCCCGACGTTCTTGAAAGGCCGCGTCGCCTGA
- a CDS encoding bacteriohemerythrin produces MPFITWNEEYSVNIKEIDTQHQKLIELINNLFDKMRIGRGKDVIGIILNELVNYTVYHFLTEEKLFQEHGYPEYMQHKKLHSDLTKQVKELKDKFDHGDIIVTARTLNFLNKWLIDHIMGEDKKYAPFLNSKGVV; encoded by the coding sequence ATGCCATTCATAACATGGAATGAAGAATACAGCGTCAACATAAAAGAGATTGACACGCAGCACCAGAAGCTTATTGAACTCATAAATAATCTATTCGACAAAATGAGGATAGGAAGGGGAAAGGACGTAATCGGCATAATATTAAATGAGCTTGTGAACTATACGGTCTATCACTTTCTTACAGAGGAAAAGCTGTTCCAGGAACACGGGTATCCGGAATACATGCAGCATAAAAAACTGCACAGTGATTTAACAAAACAGGTGAAAGAACTCAAAGACAAATTTGATCATGGAGATATTATAGTCACTGCCCGTACCCTGAATTTCCTTAACAAATGGCTTATTGATCACATCATGGGAGAGGACAAAAAATACGCGCCTTTTTTAAACAGCAAGGGGGTGGTATAG
- a CDS encoding dihydropteroate synthase, with product MIIIGEKISVIAKKVREAMNARDPKPIQELANTQWKAGAHFIDVNTGPAEEKGEELMTWMVQSIQAVVHAPLCLDTTNASALEAGLKAHNNQWGRPLINSTSNDPERFGMLELAAKYNAQIVALTVGKGGLPADAEERCGIAAEIMARAAEFGVPLEDIFLDPLILQVCTTQDQAMHSIKAIKMFQELNDPPMKTVVGLSNISNGVPKQMRGLIDRVYLTLLMYEGLTAAIMNPLDKELMDTLKTTDVFLGKTLYAHSYLEM from the coding sequence ATGATTATCATTGGCGAAAAAATCAGCGTTATTGCCAAAAAAGTAAGAGAGGCCATGAACGCCCGTGACCCAAAGCCGATCCAGGAGCTTGCAAATACGCAGTGGAAAGCAGGAGCTCATTTTATAGATGTTAACACCGGCCCTGCCGAGGAAAAAGGCGAGGAGTTGATGACATGGATGGTGCAAAGCATTCAGGCTGTAGTCCACGCTCCGCTCTGCCTGGACACCACTAATGCTTCCGCGCTTGAAGCCGGCCTCAAGGCCCACAATAACCAGTGGGGAAGACCTCTCATTAATTCAACATCGAATGATCCTGAAAGGTTTGGAATGCTTGAGCTTGCGGCAAAGTACAACGCCCAGATAGTAGCGCTTACCGTTGGCAAAGGCGGTTTGCCTGCTGATGCCGAAGAGAGATGCGGGATCGCAGCGGAGATCATGGCCAGGGCGGCAGAGTTTGGAGTGCCGCTTGAAGACATCTTCCTTGATCCGCTCATTCTCCAGGTTTGCACAACACAAGATCAGGCGATGCATTCCATCAAGGCCATCAAGATGTTTCAGGAATTAAATGATCCCCCCATGAAAACAGTCGTGGGGCTCAGCAATATTTCAAACGGCGTACCCAAACAAATGAGGGGGCTTATAGACAGGGTCTATCTGACATTATTAATGTATGAAGGACTGACAGCAGCTATCATGAACCCTCTTGATAAAGAACTTATGGACACGCTGAAGACAACAGATGTCTTCTTGGGTAAAACGCTTTACGCGCATTCGTATCTGGAAATGTAA
- a CDS encoding acetyl-CoA decarbonylase/synthase complex subunit delta encodes MSYVVPKESCSGKVLNVDFGKGDKALNIGGENCLPFLSFEGEILNRPVIAYEIQDIPPVDWPDTVQNAYKDVSGDPVTWAKYCQNELKAKAIALRLVSTHPDRDNRSAEDAAKTIKDVLTAIEVPLIILGSNHIEKDATVLVAAAEAASGYNCIIGKAQEGNYKTIVAAALAHNHKLIAMSELDINLAKQLNILITQMGFDKEKLITDPMCSALGYGLEYTYSVMERIRLAGLMQNDATMQPPILGDVGMYVWKVKETVASESDVPEWGTLAERGIAWEAMTATGMIIAGTNLLIMRHPKAIETVEKTIAELT; translated from the coding sequence ATGTCATACGTTGTTCCGAAAGAATCCTGCAGCGGCAAGGTTTTAAATGTTGACTTTGGAAAAGGCGATAAAGCCCTTAATATCGGCGGAGAAAATTGTCTTCCTTTTTTATCATTTGAAGGCGAGATCCTGAACCGCCCTGTTATCGCATACGAGATCCAGGACATCCCGCCCGTTGACTGGCCCGACACTGTACAAAACGCGTACAAAGACGTCAGCGGCGATCCTGTCACATGGGCCAAATACTGCCAGAATGAATTAAAGGCAAAAGCCATCGCGCTCAGGCTGGTAAGCACTCATCCCGACAGGGACAACCGCTCTGCCGAAGACGCGGCAAAGACGATAAAGGACGTCCTGACAGCCATTGAAGTACCGCTTATCATTCTCGGCTCCAATCATATAGAAAAAGACGCAACCGTACTTGTTGCCGCTGCCGAGGCCGCAAGCGGATACAACTGCATCATTGGAAAGGCGCAGGAAGGAAATTACAAAACGATAGTTGCCGCGGCGCTCGCCCACAACCACAAATTAATCGCCATGTCCGAGCTTGATATAAACCTTGCCAAGCAGCTCAACATCCTCATCACTCAAATGGGTTTTGATAAAGAAAAACTGATAACGGACCCCATGTGTTCAGCGCTCGGGTACGGTCTTGAATATACCTATTCGGTCATGGAGAGGATCAGGCTTGCCGGTCTTATGCAGAACGACGCCACCATGCAGCCGCCTATACTCGGCGACGTCGGGATGTATGTATGGAAGGTCAAAGAAACGGTTGCATCTGAATCCGACGTCCCTGAATGGGGCACTCTCGCGGAAAGAGGAATAGCATGGGAAGCGATGACGGCAACAGGCATGATCATTGCCGGCACAAACCTTCTGATCATGAGACATCCGAAGGCGATTGAGACGGTTGAAAAGACGATAGCGGAATTAACATAA
- the ccoS gene encoding cbb3-type cytochrome oxidase assembly protein CcoS, with protein MWTIYFLIVLSIILGIGAWLFFMWAVKSGQYDDAERPKHRMLEDDTKTD; from the coding sequence ATGTGGACGATATACTTTTTAATAGTTCTTTCAATAATCCTCGGAATCGGGGCATGGTTATTCTTTATGTGGGCGGTAAAAAGCGGCCAGTATGATGACGCTGAGAGGCCCAAGCACAGGATGCTGGAGGACGATACAAAAACAGACTGA
- the cdhC gene encoding CO dehydrogenase/CO-methylating acetyl-CoA synthase complex subunit beta, which produces MSKIIASAAIKAAHMLVKRAEDMLEKAIAEKGKDFVFEFPDTAFYLPMIYAMTAFPVKTLADMKVALSMTREMLHDVPEEKLWKPYLGEALDSGMATLFAEEIILALRYINGLEPVTDPETGYVYNGFITDTIQRNLGIALVDGRMPGFAAIIGAAPDEEIAVKIVRELQEKNILIFLSGQAKDKNGQLTSVTRQLLKQNVALGWETYIVPLGPDTEHTLYALDWAIRASLIFGGKKPGDYKEHLKYQKDRVFAFALVLGELDDVKWSTGAGAINMGFPAVCDTDVPVIHPTGVCTYEHVDKEFDHSKIVQKVIEVRGLKVTVEKPPIPVSFGPAFEGERIRKEDMFIEFGGQRSPAFEWVRTKELNEIEDNKVVIVGTDVEERYKKGGLMPMAVVIDVAGRKMQKDFEAIIERKLHHNINEAQGLWHMGQRDIVWMRISNQAYKDGITLEHLGVIHNVMTHNRFKSIVDKVQVTIYVDEKDVLALQDEARKVYKERDHRLAGLTDESVDTFYSCLLCQSFAPSHVCVISPERLGLCGAYNWLDTKAAFEIDPTGGNQPIIKGEALDATRGRWAGVDTYLKSNSAGAVESLNLYTIMDNPMTSCGCFECIVAIIPEANGIMLVQRGHTGMTPAGMKFSTLAGTVGGGTQNPGFMGIGVNFITSKKFLYADGGLRRIVWMTKNLKERLGEDFNKRAAEEGVPDLLDKIADESVAEDSEKLMEFLASVGHPALEMDPMF; this is translated from the coding sequence ATGTCAAAAATAATAGCCTCTGCCGCCATCAAGGCTGCACACATGCTCGTAAAAAGAGCAGAGGATATGCTTGAGAAAGCTATTGCAGAGAAAGGCAAGGATTTTGTATTTGAATTCCCGGACACCGCATTTTATCTCCCGATGATATATGCGATGACGGCCTTCCCGGTCAAAACACTGGCCGATATGAAGGTCGCTCTCAGTATGACAAGAGAGATGCTGCATGATGTGCCGGAGGAAAAACTCTGGAAACCCTATTTGGGCGAGGCGCTTGATTCAGGGATGGCAACTCTTTTCGCCGAGGAGATCATACTGGCGTTGAGATATATCAATGGACTTGAACCTGTGACTGATCCTGAAACAGGATACGTTTATAACGGCTTCATTACAGATACCATTCAGAGAAACCTCGGCATAGCCCTCGTTGACGGCAGGATGCCCGGCTTTGCAGCCATCATCGGTGCAGCCCCCGATGAAGAGATAGCTGTTAAAATCGTCAGGGAGTTACAGGAAAAAAATATTCTGATCTTTCTTTCGGGCCAGGCAAAAGATAAAAACGGACAGTTGACCAGCGTAACGCGTCAGCTTCTGAAACAAAATGTCGCGCTGGGCTGGGAGACATACATTGTCCCGCTCGGCCCCGATACTGAACATACTCTGTACGCGCTTGACTGGGCAATAAGGGCGTCGCTAATATTCGGCGGCAAGAAACCCGGCGACTACAAAGAACATCTCAAATACCAGAAAGACAGGGTCTTCGCATTCGCCCTTGTCCTTGGCGAACTTGATGACGTCAAGTGGTCTACCGGAGCGGGCGCAATAAACATGGGCTTCCCTGCTGTGTGCGACACGGATGTTCCCGTAATTCATCCCACAGGCGTATGCACCTATGAACACGTGGACAAAGAATTTGACCACAGCAAGATCGTTCAAAAGGTAATCGAAGTGCGCGGCCTCAAGGTAACTGTTGAAAAACCGCCGATACCGGTATCATTCGGCCCGGCGTTCGAGGGAGAAAGGATCAGGAAAGAAGACATGTTCATCGAGTTCGGCGGACAGCGCTCACCTGCTTTTGAATGGGTGAGGACCAAAGAGCTTAACGAGATCGAAGATAACAAGGTAGTCATTGTAGGCACTGATGTTGAGGAAAGGTACAAAAAAGGCGGCCTGATGCCTATGGCCGTAGTTATAGATGTCGCCGGACGAAAGATGCAGAAAGATTTCGAGGCGATCATCGAGCGGAAACTCCATCACAACATTAATGAAGCGCAGGGGCTCTGGCACATGGGGCAGCGCGATATCGTCTGGATGAGGATCAGCAACCAGGCCTATAAAGACGGCATCACCCTTGAGCATCTTGGAGTAATTCATAACGTAATGACGCACAACAGGTTCAAGTCAATCGTGGACAAAGTACAGGTCACGATCTATGTGGATGAAAAGGACGTGCTTGCTTTACAGGATGAAGCGCGGAAAGTCTACAAGGAAAGAGACCACAGGCTTGCAGGACTGACGGATGAATCAGTGGACACCTTTTATTCATGCCTGCTCTGCCAGTCCTTTGCTCCATCACACGTCTGTGTTATCAGCCCTGAACGTCTCGGACTGTGCGGAGCGTACAACTGGCTTGATACAAAGGCTGCGTTTGAAATTGACCCGACAGGCGGCAACCAGCCGATCATCAAAGGCGAGGCACTGGACGCAACGAGAGGCAGATGGGCCGGCGTTGATACTTATTTAAAAAGTAATTCTGCGGGCGCGGTGGAATCTTTAAACCTCTACACGATCATGGACAACCCGATGACATCCTGCGGCTGCTTTGAGTGTATCGTTGCAATTATTCCTGAGGCAAATGGAATAATGCTTGTGCAGAGAGGACACACGGGCATGACGCCTGCGGGAATGAAGTTCTCCACGCTTGCGGGGACTGTAGGCGGCGGCACGCAGAACCCCGGCTTCATGGGAATCGGCGTGAACTTCATTACAAGCAAAAAATTCCTCTATGCCGACGGCGGCCTCAGGAGGATCGTGTGGATGACAAAGAACCTGAAAGAAAGGCTCGGAGAAGATTTCAATAAACGGGCAGCCGAAGAAGGAGTGCCCGACTTGCTTGATAAAATAGCGGACGAATCCGTTGCTGAAGATTCGGAAAAGTTAATGGAATTCCTCGCAAGCGTCGGACATCCCGCGCTTGAGATGGACCCGATGTTCTAA
- a CDS encoding transcriptional repressor, translated as MEKYRHLNIKLTPQRLAILSYLNGNKTHPSAEDIYKAVQKQFPTMSFATVYNTLEALKKRGGVIELKIDDKRKRYDPDSTRHHHFICTKCRNIVDINKDYKLSLPDELKKGFDVTGNSIEFFGTCRKCK; from the coding sequence ATGGAAAAGTACAGGCATCTGAACATTAAGCTTACGCCGCAGCGGCTTGCGATATTGAGTTATCTGAACGGTAACAAGACGCACCCGTCGGCTGAAGACATATATAAAGCGGTCCAGAAGCAGTTTCCTACAATGTCTTTTGCAACGGTCTACAACACCCTTGAGGCATTGAAAAAGCGTGGCGGTGTCATTGAGCTCAAGATCGACGACAAGAGAAAGCGATATGATCCTGACAGCACGAGACACCACCATTTCATCTGCACAAAATGCAGGAACATTGTCGATATAAATAAAGATTACAAACTCAGCCTGCCGGACGAATTAAAAAAAGGGTTCGACGTAACAGGCAACAGCATAGAATTTTTCGGCACATGCAGGAAATGTAAATAA
- a CDS encoding heavy metal translocating P-type ATPase — MLKCDHCLLEFPEREAVYDEIDSMKKTFCCNGCRGIYGLIHEEGLDEFYEKRMWKDAGISASLLTGEIDIKPFTEHVVNVEGGRQKTEDRARSTEHRQQKEIDIFIEGVRCASCIWLNEKILSRLNGVDYVKVSYATHKAKIRWQPELVGLEQILKRIISIGYIPKPYSESERFKAQRAEARDLLIRFGTAGFLSSQLMLFSIALYAGYFQGIEQQDKFLFESIAMLITIPVIFYSGMPFIKGTISGLRNLRFNMDSLITIGAGSAFIYSIYQMRTGGKVYFDTSAMIITLILLGRYIEVNAKGKASEAIEKLSGLTPKEARVLRQSTEDRTQNTDTVPVSSINKGDLIQVIPGEKIPLDGNVISGESEVDESLITGESRPVMKTSGSKVIGGSMNLYGSLVFEVTATGKETVLSGIIKAVEDAQNKKPHIQRLADRIVGVFVPAVLIISALTVVFYLLNGAPAQLALMTGISVLVIACPCSLGLATPLSVMMFTTMASSKGVLIKGGDVIENASRLTGVIFDKTGTITIGKPVLKEVVVLDNNVNKEHVISLAASIERLSEHSIGHAITEAAKGLEQFNVSEFRATTGKGVEGTADGKRMFIGNRIFMNENNSGTEFLNENILQFERNGDTVVYMAWDKTVRAVFVISDVIRVEALEAVNKLNGMNLETFIISGDNKTTTDSIASAVGVNNAISEALPVKKKDVIENIQNRGGRVLMAGDGINDAPALTEASVGMAMGRGTDIAMESADAVLVRNDLKLIPYFIGLSKRTYSIIKQNIFWSFFYNVVAIPLAVLGVLHPIVAAGAMAASSLFVVGNSLRIRRITDGIRD; from the coding sequence ATGCTTAAATGCGACCACTGCCTGCTGGAATTCCCCGAAAGAGAAGCGGTCTATGACGAAATAGACAGCATGAAAAAAACATTTTGCTGTAACGGCTGCCGCGGCATATACGGATTGATCCATGAAGAAGGGCTTGACGAATTTTATGAAAAAAGGATGTGGAAGGACGCGGGCATCTCAGCATCCCTGCTTACCGGAGAGATAGATATAAAACCCTTTACGGAACATGTCGTGAATGTTGAAGGCGGAAGACAGAAGACAGAAGACAGAGCCCGGAGCACAGAGCACAGACAACAGAAGGAAATAGATATTTTCATAGAAGGTGTCCGCTGCGCGTCATGCATCTGGCTGAATGAAAAAATATTGAGCAGGCTGAATGGCGTTGATTATGTGAAGGTAAGCTATGCGACCCACAAAGCGAAAATAAGATGGCAGCCGGAGCTTGTCGGCCTTGAGCAAATACTCAAGAGGATAATATCCATTGGCTACATTCCCAAACCTTATTCTGAATCCGAAAGGTTCAAGGCACAAAGGGCAGAGGCAAGAGACCTGCTCATCAGGTTCGGGACCGCCGGGTTTCTGTCGTCACAGTTGATGCTTTTCAGCATTGCGCTTTACGCGGGATATTTCCAGGGTATCGAGCAACAGGACAAATTTCTTTTTGAAAGTATCGCGATGCTTATCACTATCCCTGTTATCTTTTACTCAGGTATGCCCTTTATTAAGGGGACTATCAGCGGCTTAAGAAATCTGCGCTTCAACATGGACTCACTTATTACCATTGGCGCAGGTTCGGCATTTATATACAGCATCTACCAGATGCGGACCGGCGGCAAGGTCTATTTTGATACATCGGCAATGATAATAACTCTGATACTGCTTGGAAGATATATTGAGGTAAACGCAAAAGGCAAGGCCTCGGAGGCGATTGAAAAATTATCGGGACTGACGCCGAAAGAGGCCAGAGTTTTAAGACAGAGTACAGAAGACAGAACACAGAACACAGATACAGTTCCTGTTTCCTCAATCAATAAGGGAGACCTGATTCAGGTCATTCCTGGTGAAAAAATCCCGTTGGACGGGAACGTGATCAGCGGCGAGTCAGAAGTTGACGAGTCTCTTATTACCGGTGAATCAAGGCCTGTTATGAAGACCTCCGGTTCAAAAGTTATCGGAGGGAGCATGAACCTTTACGGCTCGCTGGTATTTGAAGTTACCGCAACAGGGAAAGAGACCGTGCTGTCCGGCATTATCAAAGCTGTTGAAGACGCGCAGAACAAGAAGCCTCACATACAAAGGCTGGCAGACAGGATTGTCGGCGTCTTTGTTCCCGCTGTGCTGATAATATCCGCGTTGACAGTCGTGTTTTATCTATTGAACGGCGCGCCGGCGCAGCTCGCATTGATGACAGGCATCTCAGTGCTTGTTATTGCGTGTCCTTGCAGTCTGGGGCTTGCAACCCCGTTGTCTGTTATGATGTTTACAACCATGGCGTCATCAAAAGGGGTATTGATCAAGGGCGGCGACGTGATCGAGAATGCGAGCAGATTGACCGGCGTGATATTTGACAAGACAGGCACCATAACAATCGGCAAACCCGTGCTGAAGGAAGTTGTCGTTTTAGATAACAATGTAAATAAAGAACACGTCATATCGCTTGCAGCTTCTATTGAAAGACTGTCGGAGCACAGCATAGGACACGCAATAACAGAGGCGGCAAAGGGGCTTGAACAATTTAATGTTTCAGAATTCAGGGCGACAACAGGAAAAGGCGTTGAGGGGACAGCAGACGGTAAAAGAATGTTCATCGGCAACAGGATTTTTATGAATGAGAATAATTCAGGGACGGAGTTTCTGAATGAAAACATATTGCAATTTGAGAGAAACGGCGATACAGTTGTTTATATGGCGTGGGACAAAACAGTGAGGGCGGTATTTGTAATCTCCGATGTTATTAGAGTTGAAGCGTTGGAGGCGGTGAATAAACTTAATGGGATGAATCTTGAGACGTTTATTATAAGCGGTGACAATAAAACAACCACTGACTCAATAGCGTCGGCGGTTGGGGTTAATAACGCAATATCAGAGGCATTGCCGGTGAAAAAGAAAGATGTAATTGAGAATATTCAGAATAGAGGCGGCCGCGTTTTAATGGCAGGTGATGGCATCAATGACGCGCCTGCGCTGACAGAGGCATCAGTAGGAATGGCAATGGGGCGCGGAACGGACATCGCGATGGAGAGCGCTGACGCGGTGCTGGTCAGAAACGACCTGAAGCTTATTCCATACTTTATTGGTCTTTCCAAAAGGACATACTCAATTATAAAACAGAATATCTTCTGGTCGTTTTTCTATAATGTGGTTGCAATCCCGCTGGCGGTCCTTGGAGTTCTTCACCCCATTGTCGCCGCAGGGGCAATGGCAGCGAGCTCTCTTTTTGTTGTAGGGAACTCTCTTCGGATAAGGAGGATAACAGACGGGATTAGGGATTAG
- a CDS encoding sulfite exporter TauE/SafE family protein, with protein MELSYTLAFTTGLLGGFGHCIGMCGPLVATYTLRSSHQSATPLNPHFIRVVFPHLLYNIGRITTYMFVGSLMGLTGSFVNVAGRISGFQNMVAILAGLMMILMGLSISGIAGGMKWLEKHNNLVLKTGKSILHGESVLRFYPLGLLLGFLPCGLSYTAFIASAGTGNLLSGMLVMFFFGVGTLPALLLFGVVITFASQRTRGIAYRISGVVVMALGAYFLLKGIYPNA; from the coding sequence ATGGAACTCAGCTATACTCTCGCATTTACGACAGGGCTGCTTGGCGGGTTCGGCCATTGCATAGGCATGTGCGGCCCGCTTGTTGCCACTTATACTCTTCGTAGTAGTCATCAATCAGCAACCCCTCTAAATCCCCATTTTATTAGGGTGGTGTTTCCGCATCTCTTGTACAATATAGGACGAATTACCACGTATATGTTTGTAGGCTCTTTAATGGGGCTTACAGGTTCGTTTGTTAACGTGGCAGGCAGGATATCAGGGTTTCAGAACATGGTGGCAATATTGGCAGGACTGATGATGATACTCATGGGACTGAGCATTTCAGGAATCGCGGGCGGAATGAAATGGCTGGAGAAGCATAATAATCTTGTCCTGAAAACAGGAAAAAGTATTTTGCACGGTGAATCTGTCTTGCGGTTCTATCCGCTTGGGCTGCTGCTCGGATTTCTTCCGTGCGGCCTTTCGTACACCGCTTTTATTGCATCTGCAGGCACAGGCAATCTTCTTTCGGGGATGCTTGTCATGTTCTTTTTTGGAGTGGGGACCCTCCCTGCCCTGCTCCTCTTCGGCGTAGTGATTACGTTTGCAAGCCAGAGGACCAGAGGGATAGCTTACAGGATAAGCGGGGTGGTCGTAATGGCTCTTGGCGCGTATTTTCTTTTGAAGGGTATATATCCAAATGCTTAA
- a CDS encoding AAA family ATPase has product MAFVIALAGKGGTGKTTIAALTVRYLVEKKRRAVLAVDADSNSCLNEALGVPVHATIGGLREESLAKVRSGAERPGGMSMEQLFDYQVQQSVIEAKGFDLMVMGRPEGPGCYCAANNIIRKYTDKLSEKYPYVVIDNEAGMEHLSRRTTHKVDLLLVISDPTQKGLQTAKRINNLVDELALDINRRELIVNRISSENFDRLKNVSGGLPFEKAFNVPEDENIFNLDLEGKPVFALPSDSVAVKTVFELLDSVNIP; this is encoded by the coding sequence ATGGCATTCGTAATAGCATTAGCAGGCAAAGGCGGCACAGGCAAGACGACCATCGCGGCGCTGACAGTCCGTTACCTTGTCGAGAAAAAACGCAGGGCGGTCCTCGCGGTCGACGCTGACAGCAACTCGTGTCTGAATGAAGCGCTCGGTGTGCCGGTGCACGCGACTATCGGCGGTTTGCGTGAAGAGTCTCTTGCCAAGGTGCGCAGCGGCGCCGAACGTCCCGGCGGAATGAGCATGGAGCAGCTCTTTGACTACCAGGTACAGCAGTCCGTAATCGAGGCAAAAGGGTTCGACCTCATGGTAATGGGCAGGCCGGAAGGTCCAGGATGCTACTGCGCAGCCAACAATATTATCCGGAAATATACCGACAAGCTTTCCGAAAAATATCCTTACGTTGTTATCGACAATGAAGCCGGAATGGAACATTTGAGCAGGCGCACTACTCACAAAGTCGACCTCCTGCTTGTGATCAGCGACCCCACCCAGAAAGGGCTGCAGACGGCAAAGAGGATAAACAACCTCGTAGACGAGCTTGCCCTGGACATAAACAGACGCGAGTTAATTGTAAATAGAATATCGTCTGAAAACTTTGACAGGCTCAAAAATGTTTCAGGAGGATTACCTTTTGAAAAAGCCTTTAACGTCCCGGAAGACGAAAATATTTTCAACCTCGACCTTGAAGGAAAGCCTGTCTTCGCTCTGCCCTCTGATTCGGTCGCTGTGAAGACGGTTTTTGAATTATTGGACTCCGTCAATATCCCTTAA